The Candidatus Obscuribacterales bacterium genome contains a region encoding:
- the guaA gene encoding glutamine-hydrolyzing GMP synthase has product MTLQTQLPPDIHATEHITRQMIVILDFGSQYSELIARRIRETQVYSEVLSYRTTVEQLQQLNPKGIILSGGPSSVYDDNAPHCDPKIWDLGIPVLGVCYGMQLMVQQLGGSVERALRGEYGKASLYIDDPTDLLTNVDDGTTMWMSHGDSVKALPDGFELLAHTDNTPCAAIAHHERKLYGVQFHPEVVHSIGGLALIRNFVYHVCCCEPTWTTEAFVEDAIREIRARIGDKRVLLALSGGVDSSTLAFLLHQAIGDQLTCMFIDQGFMRKYEPERLVKLFHEQFHIPVVHVQARDRFLAVIEGISDPEEKRKRIGHEFIQVFEEESKRLGPFDYLAQGTLYPDVIESADTNVDPKTGERVAVKIKSHHNVGGLPKDLRFKLVEPLRKLFKDEVRKVGLSIGLPEEIVKRHPFPGPGLAIRILGEVTAEKLSILRDADFIVRQEINQRGLYNDFWQAFAVLLPIRSVGVMGDQRTYAYPIVLRCVSSEDGMTADWSRAPYDLLEAISTRIVNEVKGVNRVVYDITSKPPGTIEWE; this is encoded by the coding sequence GTGACTCTCCAAACCCAACTTCCGCCAGACATCCACGCCACTGAGCACATCACCCGCCAGATGATTGTGATCCTTGACTTTGGTTCACAGTATTCTGAACTTATCGCGCGACGAATTCGCGAAACCCAAGTCTATTCTGAAGTGCTTTCCTACCGCACCACGGTTGAGCAACTCCAGCAGCTCAATCCTAAGGGCATTATTCTATCGGGTGGTCCAAGCTCCGTCTATGACGACAACGCTCCCCACTGCGATCCCAAGATTTGGGATCTAGGCATCCCGGTGCTAGGGGTGTGCTACGGCATGCAGTTGATGGTGCAACAGTTGGGTGGCAGCGTCGAGCGGGCCCTGCGCGGTGAGTATGGCAAAGCATCGCTCTACATCGATGATCCTACCGACTTGCTCACCAACGTAGATGACGGCACCACCATGTGGATGAGTCATGGAGACTCCGTCAAGGCGTTACCCGATGGCTTTGAGCTGCTCGCCCACACCGACAATACTCCCTGCGCCGCGATCGCCCACCATGAGCGCAAGCTCTACGGCGTCCAGTTCCATCCTGAAGTGGTGCATTCCATCGGTGGTCTGGCGCTGATTCGTAACTTTGTCTATCACGTCTGCTGCTGCGAACCAACTTGGACAACCGAAGCGTTCGTGGAAGATGCTATTCGTGAAATCCGGGCCCGCATCGGCGACAAGCGTGTGCTGCTGGCGCTCTCCGGCGGCGTTGACTCCTCAACCCTGGCGTTTTTGCTGCACCAGGCCATTGGGGATCAGCTCACCTGCATGTTCATCGACCAAGGCTTCATGCGCAAGTATGAGCCAGAGCGCCTGGTGAAATTATTCCACGAACAGTTCCACATTCCCGTAGTACACGTTCAGGCCCGCGATCGCTTCTTGGCGGTCATTGAAGGCATCAGCGATCCCGAGGAAAAACGTAAGCGCATTGGCCACGAGTTCATTCAGGTTTTTGAAGAAGAATCCAAGCGTCTTGGCCCCTTCGACTACCTAGCCCAGGGCACCCTTTACCCTGATGTGATCGAGTCAGCCGATACCAACGTCGATCCCAAAACCGGGGAACGGGTAGCCGTCAAGATCAAGAGCCACCATAACGTGGGTGGACTACCCAAGGATCTGCGCTTTAAACTCGTCGAGCCCCTGCGCAAGCTGTTTAAAGACGAAGTGCGGAAGGTAGGACTCTCTATCGGATTGCCAGAAGAGATTGTCAAACGCCATCCCTTTCCGGGCCCGGGTCTAGCCATTCGTATTCTGGGCGAAGTAACGGCAGAAAAGCTGAGCATTTTGCGCGATGCTGATTTCATCGTGCGTCAGGAGATCAACCAACGCGGTCTGTATAATGACTTCTGGCAAGCCTTTGCCGTGCTGCTGCCTATTCGCAGCGTTGGGGTGATGGGCGATCAACGCACCTACGCCTACCCAATCGTGTTGCGCTGCGTTTCTAGTGAAGATGGCATGACGGCTGACTGGTCGCGCGCCCCCTACGATTTACTAGAGGCGATTTCCACCCGGATTGTCAACGAAGTCAAGGGTGTCAATCGCGTCGTGTACGATATTACGTCCAAGCCCCCAGGCACCATCGAGTGGGAATAA
- a CDS encoding PAS domain S-box protein, with protein MFGLSSSNGQINLAIARDLPVLSATMTLAEAIAGIHEFQTSHHATHASSACCALVMEHNNLVGLVSDRNIVAALAAGQIPAQTLVGEIMTPPPSPISLADISDLSLILPLLQQANHCCIPVDDQGHIVGCLNAAHVLQMLGSQQLSPGPSSPKPVILGVPTPCSRLQSMIATSPAVMFTCRPEGDYKTTFVSANIQDLLGYSPHMFVQEPNLWSDRLHPDDRDRLLSALALLPTQGVQKHEYRFLHHDGHYLWLGSGLRMVFDPQGTPVEIVGYVIDITEQKQIEQRLKQQAAHLSAAQRIANLGSWEFDIQTGAITWSPQSFVVFGFEAADGEPALEQLEARFSPEARLHHRHVLEQAITQQTPYSLEIEFNRPDGSLGWVAARGEPIFDASGQLSRFVGTILDITDRKLADMKRKCSEARYRAIVEDQTNLICRFLPDGRLTFANNAYCQYVQIDPELDIGYSLEQLIPSEEYAHIRELLSHLTPETPTITTEQKTCTASGEERWQLWTDRAMFDEQGQVIEYQSVGHDITDRKRIELELQRSETRYRAIVEDQTEMICRFRPDGSLSFANTAYRRYFNLDTTLLDENAIWQYIPDDELDFVRTKVLGLTPENPTVTYEHRVQLPDGTTAWQLWTDRAIFDDQGQLLEYQSAGRDITDRKHDEQQLRQVSERLALALKSGAIGIWEWDLVQDHLVWDEQMYRLHGRSPDDPVKNGADWQQNLHPEDRQATEVVLKQALQGEQEFDATFRIIWPDGSQHFIKAYGQVQRSSQGQPVRMVGINFDITKRQKAQERIQVQNDQLSRANLELERATRLKDEFLASMSHELRTPLNAILGMSEGLQEDIFGALNPRQQKAIATIERSGQHLLELINDILDLSKIEAGKLELQPSLVSISTLCQASLAFVQEEAMRKHIHLDHRIQGVTSLYADERRLRQILINLLVNAVKFTPDGGVVSLTVTCQSPAQPLDLSSPSNLSTLPSVVFSINDTGIGIAESDRTKLFQPFVQIDSALNRKHTGTGLGLSLVKRLVDLHGGDITVNSTPGQGSCFSVKIPYVHPPILPTVTLAEKEASPLAIASPTNVQSVLIIEDSQDVADQLQRYLTELGVSSTVCRRGEDAIAQAKTFMPSLIILDLLLPEASGWEILTQLKDTQITAHIPVIIASVVDEQNQGLALGAVDYLVKPITRVHLHAAIRRLQPALSLMQAGRDRLVPDIITPNYPNHHRDAVILVAEDNLANIETIADYLTLKGYHLIYAHNGYEAVNLARVHTPDIILMDIQIPGLSGLDAIHQIRTTISPTMPIIAMTALAMLDDRDRCLLAGANDYLTKPIRLKLLLETIQQLLPHPE; from the coding sequence ATGTTCGGTTTAAGCTCCTCCAACGGGCAGATCAATCTAGCGATCGCCCGTGATTTACCAGTGCTGTCCGCCACCATGACCCTCGCTGAGGCAATAGCTGGAATCCACGAGTTCCAGACATCACATCATGCTACCCATGCATCATCAGCTTGCTGCGCCCTAGTTATGGAGCATAACAACCTAGTCGGACTGGTAAGTGATCGCAATATTGTAGCCGCCTTAGCCGCAGGACAGATCCCCGCCCAAACGCTCGTCGGCGAGATCATGACACCTCCCCCCAGCCCCATCTCGTTGGCAGATATATCTGATCTCTCTCTCATCCTGCCCCTGCTCCAGCAGGCAAACCATTGCTGTATTCCGGTGGACGATCAGGGACATATCGTGGGTTGTCTTAACGCCGCCCACGTTTTACAAATGCTTGGCAGTCAACAACTCTCCCCTGGGCCTTCCAGCCCTAAACCCGTCATTCTGGGCGTTCCCACACCCTGCTCTCGCCTCCAAAGCATGATCGCCACCAGTCCTGCGGTCATGTTTACCTGCCGCCCAGAGGGAGACTACAAAACTACCTTTGTAAGTGCAAATATCCAAGACCTGCTGGGATACTCGCCCCATATGTTTGTCCAAGAGCCAAACCTTTGGAGCGATCGCCTCCATCCTGACGATCGCGATCGCCTCCTCAGTGCCCTAGCGCTCTTGCCGACCCAAGGCGTTCAAAAGCACGAGTATCGTTTTCTACACCACGACGGTCACTATCTCTGGCTCGGTAGCGGTTTGCGGATGGTGTTTGATCCCCAAGGCACCCCCGTTGAAATTGTGGGCTATGTCATTGATATCACGGAGCAAAAACAGATTGAGCAGCGCCTGAAGCAGCAAGCGGCCCATCTCAGTGCCGCCCAGCGCATCGCCAATCTAGGCAGTTGGGAGTTTGATATCCAGACCGGAGCAATCACCTGGTCACCCCAAAGCTTTGTGGTCTTTGGTTTTGAGGCAGCTGATGGTGAACCGGCCCTAGAGCAGCTTGAGGCTCGCTTTAGCCCAGAAGCCCGCCTGCATCACCGCCACGTGTTGGAGCAGGCGATCACCCAGCAAACACCCTACAGTCTAGAAATTGAATTTAATCGTCCCGATGGATCCCTAGGCTGGGTAGCAGCTCGGGGAGAACCCATCTTTGACGCCAGCGGGCAACTCAGTCGCTTCGTCGGCACGATCCTTGATATCACCGATCGTAAACTTGCCGACATGAAACGCAAATGTAGCGAAGCTCGCTACCGCGCCATCGTAGAAGACCAAACGAACTTAATTTGTCGTTTCTTGCCAGACGGTCGACTCACCTTTGCAAACAATGCCTACTGTCAATATGTACAGATTGATCCAGAGCTCGACATTGGTTACTCTCTTGAGCAACTGATACCATCCGAAGAATATGCCCATATCCGGGAACTGCTGTCCCACCTAACTCCCGAAACACCCACCATCACCACCGAGCAAAAAACCTGCACGGCTAGCGGTGAAGAACGCTGGCAGCTATGGACGGATCGGGCCATGTTTGATGAGCAAGGACAGGTGATCGAGTATCAATCAGTGGGGCATGACATTACCGATCGCAAACGTATTGAACTAGAGCTACAGCGCAGCGAGACCCGCTATCGAGCGATCGTGGAAGACCAAACGGAGATGATTTGCCGCTTTCGCCCGGATGGCTCCCTCAGTTTTGCCAACACCGCCTACCGTCGCTATTTCAACCTAGACACCACCTTGCTGGATGAAAATGCCATCTGGCAATACATTCCTGATGATGAGCTAGATTTTGTGCGCACGAAGGTGCTAGGACTAACCCCAGAAAATCCTACGGTGACCTATGAACACCGGGTTCAGCTTCCTGATGGCACCACAGCTTGGCAATTGTGGACCGATCGCGCCATTTTTGACGACCAAGGCCAGTTGTTGGAATATCAATCCGCAGGCCGCGATATTACCGATCGCAAACACGATGAGCAGCAGTTGCGGCAGGTGTCAGAACGGTTAGCCCTAGCGCTCAAGTCCGGCGCGATCGGCATCTGGGAATGGGACTTGGTGCAGGATCATTTAGTCTGGGATGAGCAAATGTATCGCCTGCACGGGCGATCGCCCGATGATCCTGTCAAAAACGGAGCAGATTGGCAGCAGAACCTTCACCCCGAGGATCGCCAAGCTACAGAAGTTGTTCTAAAACAAGCACTCCAGGGAGAACAAGAGTTTGACGCTACCTTTCGGATTATCTGGCCCGATGGCAGCCAGCACTTCATTAAAGCCTATGGGCAGGTGCAGCGCAGTTCCCAGGGGCAACCCGTGCGCATGGTCGGCATTAATTTTGATATCACCAAACGGCAAAAAGCCCAGGAGCGCATCCAAGTTCAAAATGACCAGCTCAGCCGCGCCAACCTAGAGCTAGAGCGGGCCACTCGGCTCAAGGATGAGTTCTTAGCCAGCATGAGCCATGAACTGCGCACGCCCCTCAATGCCATTTTGGGCATGTCGGAGGGGCTACAGGAGGATATTTTCGGAGCGCTGAATCCTCGACAACAGAAGGCGATCGCCACCATTGAGCGCAGTGGGCAGCATTTACTAGAGCTGATTAACGATATTCTTGACCTATCCAAAATCGAGGCAGGCAAGCTGGAGCTACAGCCTAGCCTCGTATCCATCAGCACCCTCTGCCAAGCTAGCTTAGCCTTCGTGCAAGAAGAGGCGATGCGGAAACATATTCACCTAGACCACCGCATTCAGGGGGTGACATCCCTCTATGCCGATGAGCGTCGTTTGCGGCAAATTTTAATTAACTTGCTGGTGAATGCCGTGAAGTTTACCCCTGATGGCGGCGTTGTGTCCCTTACCGTAACGTGCCAATCTCCTGCACAACCTCTCGATCTGTCTAGCCCATCCAACCTATCGACCCTGCCAAGCGTTGTTTTCTCGATCAACGATACGGGCATCGGCATTGCCGAGAGCGATCGCACAAAACTCTTCCAACCGTTTGTCCAAATTGATAGCGCCCTCAATCGAAAACATACGGGCACCGGACTGGGGCTGTCTCTAGTCAAACGTTTAGTAGATCTACACGGCGGCGATATCACCGTCAATAGCACCCCAGGACAAGGAAGCTGCTTCTCAGTAAAGATTCCCTACGTCCATCCTCCCATCCTACCTACCGTAACCCTTGCAGAGAAGGAAGCCAGTCCCCTAGCGATCGCGTCACCCACAAATGTGCAATCGGTTCTGATTATTGAAGATTCACAAGACGTGGCAGATCAACTCCAGCGTTATTTAACCGAGCTAGGCGTGTCTTCTACGGTGTGCCGACGTGGGGAGGATGCGATCGCTCAAGCCAAGACGTTCATGCCGTCATTAATTATTTTAGACCTCCTGCTGCCAGAGGCGTCAGGCTGGGAAATTTTAACACAGCTTAAGGATACCCAGATAACAGCTCATATCCCGGTCATCATTGCCTCAGTGGTAGATGAGCAAAATCAAGGGTTAGCATTAGGAGCAGTGGATTACTTAGTCAAACCCATTACTCGAGTCCATCTCCATGCAGCCATCCGCCGTCTTCAGCCAGCACTCTCGCTGATGCAAGCAGGACGCGATCGCCTCGTTCCTGACATCATTACGCCCAACTATCCTAACCATCATCGTGACGCTGTCATTCTGGTCGCAGAAGACAACCTAGCCAATATTGAAACGATCGCAGACTACCTCACCCTCAAAGGCTACCATCTCATTTATGCCCATAATGGTTATGAGGCTGTCAATCTAGCCCGCGTTCACACCCCAGACATCATTCTGATGGATATTCAGATACCTGGGTTAAGCGGGCTAGATGCCATTCATCAAATTCGAACTACCATTTCCCCAACCATGCCCATTATTGCGATGACAGCATTGGCTATGCTAGACGATCGCGATCGATGTCTTCTGGCTGGAGCCAACGATTACTTAACCAAACCAATTCGGTTAAAGCTGCTGTTAGAAACAATTCAACAGCTTTTGCCGCATCCTGAATGA
- a CDS encoding hybrid sensor histidine kinase/response regulator — MTSSASILVIDDEPDNFDVIDTFLHDENVQLYYASSGSRAIARLHDIQPDVILMDVMMPHMSGIEACQIIKADPQWQGIPIIMVTALTSKDDLSRCLNAGADDFISKPVNGTELRARVKSMLRIRQQYASVQNLLRLREDMVNMIVHDLRTPLSSIVLSADMLQSGQLTEAKQHRKAEQIMTAARQLQALIDDLLIMARLEDGQMLVDRSTVDLRHLCKKALEEFEAIAQQKRLDLVGELSDQLNPIHVDAAMLRRVIDNLLSNAVKFSPKGSQVVLRADSLDQSTIIQVADQGTGVRIDLRQIIFEKYETGMNAEGVTQLGLGLAFCKLAVEAHGGDIRVDDNYPHGSVFTISLPSYVGGSQSTTV, encoded by the coding sequence ATGACAAGCTCAGCGTCCATTCTAGTTATCGATGACGAACCTGATAATTTTGATGTCATCGACACCTTTTTGCACGATGAAAACGTCCAGCTATACTATGCCTCCAGCGGAAGCCGTGCCATCGCTCGATTACACGATATTCAACCTGATGTCATTTTGATGGATGTGATGATGCCCCATATGAGCGGCATCGAAGCCTGTCAGATCATTAAAGCCGATCCCCAGTGGCAGGGAATTCCGATCATTATGGTCACGGCATTAACTAGTAAGGATGACTTATCGCGTTGTTTGAATGCCGGAGCCGATGACTTTATCAGCAAACCCGTCAATGGCACAGAACTACGGGCCAGGGTCAAGTCGATGTTGCGTATCCGACAGCAATATGCGAGTGTCCAGAACCTATTGAGACTGCGCGAAGATATGGTCAACATGATTGTCCATGATCTGCGCACGCCCCTATCTAGCATCGTGCTATCGGCAGATATGCTGCAAAGCGGTCAGCTCACGGAAGCGAAACAGCACCGTAAAGCCGAGCAGATTATGACGGCTGCTCGCCAATTGCAAGCCCTGATTGATGACCTGCTGATCATGGCGCGCCTCGAAGATGGTCAGATGCTGGTCGATCGCTCCACGGTGGACTTAAGACATCTGTGTAAAAAAGCCTTGGAAGAATTTGAGGCGATCGCCCAGCAGAAACGTCTAGACTTGGTGGGCGAACTGTCCGATCAGTTGAATCCCATTCATGTCGATGCTGCCATGTTGCGCCGGGTGATTGATAACTTACTGTCCAATGCCGTCAAGTTTTCTCCCAAGGGCAGCCAAGTTGTCCTCAGAGCAGATTCGTTGGATCAATCCACTATTATTCAGGTGGCGGATCAGGGTACAGGCGTACGCATTGACCTCAGACAAATTATCTTTGAGAAATATGAAACGGGCATGAATGCTGAGGGCGTCACTCAATTGGGGCTTGGACTAGCCTTCTGTAAGCTAGCGGTGGAGGCCCACGGTGGCGATATTCGGGTTGATGATAACTATCCCCATGGTTCGGTCTTTACGATTTCACTACCCAGTTACGTCGGTGGATCTCAATCAACCACGGTGTAG